GTATGCGGTCATTCAGACCTTTGCCTCCTCTCCCTGATATGGAAATCTCAGAGGCCAATGTAGTGAAGGCTGCTGATGCACTGCATGCTGGGATTAATCGTGGACTGTTTATTGCACGAGACATTGCTATTGGGAGAAATTGGAAACTCTTTCTTCAGGTAATATGTAGTTGCTTCattctaggtttatggtttgAATGAGGTGAATAGGTTTGGTAGAATACATGGAACAGGACTTTATTAATATTACTAATTGGAAGTTTTGATCTGCTTCTGCAGGTCGCTTTCTGCTTGTGGCTAGCTTCTTACATTGGAAGTTTCTTCAACTTCCGTACTCTTGTCTACATTGGTAAGCTCTTTACTGCACATTGTATCTATTTATGTTTGGGTGCATGTTCTTGAAAGATTTACGATATTTATGCATGGACATTTCTTTAACTCTTATGCAGGGGTTCTCCTAAGTCTTTCAGTGCCTGTGTTGTATGATAAGTATCAGGACCACATTGATGATAAGCTGCATGTAGCAAACAGGGTAATACAAGCACAGTACAGGAAAATTGATGATAGCATCCTAAAGAAAATTCCTTTGCAATCAAACAAGGAGAAGAAGCTACAGTAGGTAAGTGTGACGATTTTCTCCTACAATATACTTCTGTTTATCTATtcatattatttcttcttccccaTCCCTAACAGCTAGAGTATCAAGGCATTGGTGGAATTAATTCAGGCCATATTTGTTATATATGCTGGTTTGCTGAATCTATGTGCACAGTGGATTTGAAGGATGTGATTAGTGTTTTCAGTTAAATATCTTGTGAACTATTGAAGTGTGAAAATCTCTTGCTTCATTATGCTTTAGGATGTTCATTATTTGTATTCAGAAATGAAGCTATAATATTGCGTAACCAAGTTTACTGTTATGGTCTTTGGTAGGAAATTATAAGTGAAACATACTAGTAAAGAAAAGGAGTGTAGTAGTGTGCTCTCTGCCTTGACTCTTTTGATGTTCCTCCCAATTGGGAAGGACAGAACTTTAAGTGGCTAGAGAGGAATGGAGGATAATCTTTAAAATGGGTGGAGCATGTATAATTGATTTCTGGGTATGGGCTTCTGTCGAATGAATGGGTGTCTTATTTAGATGCGATGATTGAATGAATACGTGTCTTATGTTGTGGCATCTGTTTTTAGAAACTGTATTGTtttgattgaaaattttgtcTAATGAAAGTCTGAATAGACACAAAGGCAGAACCCAGACATTTCTTGGGCCATTGCCTGGGGAAACCTTTACTCCATAATAGTTTCTGACATTTATTTACACCTTTAAGACATTTAAATTAGCTCTTTTTTTTCCGGTGAAGATTAAATAATACTTCCTTTTCTCTCATTGTCATTCTGGCTCTCTATCCTTTTGTAAAtctttctaaaataaaaaattgcacCTGTCTAtctaaaaaagaagaagactctctcgcacaaaaaaaaattattttagataCCATGCTTTCACTTGGATTAGTTTTGGGTAATTAGTAAACTGTACGTATTTCAAACAGAGTATTattgttttagtttgttttcaCTTTGATGAATAAAGTGAAACTCATTTTGAAGTATGAAATCTCCGTTGTATGAGAAAGCTTCTTACCTATGGTATTGATTTAGAAAGCACGAAATCTCTATTGTTCGAGAAAACTGAGATGATTTTTTAGCTGTGGTATTGATTGTATGACATGCATCTGCGTATGAAATACTTTAActgtaaattttggtttgatagtCTCTGGATACCTATAACGAAATCTGTGTTATTCATTCATAGGATATTGCCTTTAAAATGTATTTGGTGGCAACAAAATCAGttcatttaaatttaatgaatgtaATTTCTTACATATTGCATTATCTAATATACACCAGGGTCTAAACAGCTTAGCTTTTCTTATGCCGATCAGCCTGATTTCGTATGGCATTATTCCTCTCTCTAAAGTTTTCTGGTTTCTCTTTGAATGGATTACCCGTTCATTTTCTTCACTGTCTATCTGTGTACACTGGAATCCAAATTGGTgtagttttggttgatttttgcgCTTTACTCAAATCATCTGAATCCAGATGTTACCTGTGTTCGATTCTATTAGTTGCTGCTGATTTTTACTAGAACACATGTATATACGATGCAGGGTATTATGGAGCGACGAAAAGTGTGATAACAGCCTTTTATAGATGGTTTCGAACATTCCGAGTAGCGTGCTTGGGTTATATTTTTGTTGACATGCTGCGGCTATACGTATTGACGGTGAACCGGCATAGTTGACAAGATTTGGGTGGATCCTGTGAGTGTCTACATTGTTTTTGGCTCTGGACCTTATAATATTGTTGGGTGGATCTTGGTGGTTAAAACTTTACGCGTTCATATCTGTGGGATGAAAGAGAGAAACTTAATCCTTATAATGAAATATAGAATGTTTTTGCCTGCCTTGCCAACCTATATGTTTCATTGTTGGTGCGTgaaatttcttttcattattttcGTTGCGGAAATTGCAAAActtgtggatttggatcctcacCGGATCCCCTTCCTAGGGATCAAAGAAACTGTTAATCAAAAATCGTGCAATcacaattttttccttttttatatttttcccaCAAAACAATGGtgctttacttttaaaaatataaaaagcatttaattggGATTGCACGATTTTTGATCAATGGTTCATGTTTGTTGATCCCTAGAATCCTCAAGGAGGGGATCCGGcaaggatccaaatccaaaactTGTGAGCACTTGCTACAGTAGATGCTCTGGACTGAATGTTGACCGTGCGATATCATTTTATTTGTATTCAGTGCTAACACCCGATGCCCTACCATAATTCTTGTAAGCAAACACGCAAATGGAAAGAGGCAGCAAAACCTACGAAAATAATACAGAAACGCGTTTGTCCTATAACATCACGGAGATGAGAAAAACACTTGCAAAACTGCGGCTTCAAAGCGTCTTCAACAAGATACACCAACGGTAGAGATGAAACTTATGCGAATCTGGGAATGCCTTCTGAAGGTGGCAATGTTACTGAGCGCAACAGCTCTAGCGAGAAAACAAGTCCCAAGAAGTGAGAAAGGATAGTGTTCGCCGATGCCTGCAACAGAAACGCGAAACGTCAGTTTTCTCTGAATTACAGATTCTTTTCTAGGAAACAGTAATCTAGAGAGTTCCAGAATAGAATGAGAACTAAAGCGAGATATATGAATATACCTGAACCAAGAATACATCCAAGGCAAGAACAGGACTGTAACCAGGAGTGAGACCCTGATATGGATTCGCAGAGGTAGTAAGAGCCTTAGCAACCAACAGTCCCACCGTTGCTTGCATGCCAAGAACAGCAGCACCCATACCCAAAAGGTTCAGAATGATGCCATTCTTTAAGCTTTTTATAACATCAGCGCGCGGAGGAGCCTGTTTATTATAAGCAGTGAAACACAGATGTTATAGGTAAAATAAAAGGTGCCATCGGAGGAAAATCGCAGACAATTATCAGATGCGAACACATCTTTCAAAGCATTCGAGTAGAATCTAAGCTAATTTCAATAAGATGCCCCACAACGGGATGCTAATGAcggaagaagataaggaaaatgAAAACAGATTAAGTGCTCACAGGCAATTATAGTTACAAGGATTCCAATTCATTGAAATGCGACTGGAAGTACAATTTCTTTGGGTGACTGGCAGGCAACTGCATTGTTATCTTATCCTGGTGAAGGAAACACTTACTAACATTTGAAATAAGTTGCGCCTGACTTTTCCTCGTAATTTACTATCAAAGTGTAGATAATTGATTTGATACGGGATAATGGGAAAGACGAAAACACTCATTGGAATCAGTCAAGCATTGTGTTAAAAGTTGAGCATATCAACATCCCATGGAACTTCACATCAAGCACAAAGTCCAGGCAACATCATTTGTCCGAAGACAGTAAAATCGCTTATATGGAATCAATTTCAAGAAGCACGTACAATTCAATCACAAACACATTAGCttttccaaaattcaaaatttcacaatACCTTTGCAGGGTCACTTGCAGTTCTTCGAAGCTTATCCGAGAGGCGAATGTACCCAAATGACCAAAACACGGAGACAAAACCCGCCACAATACCACCGGCAGTGGCATAAAAAGTAGGCGGTGACGAAACCTTGCCGGTGATAACAACAGAAAACGAAAGAATCACTGCCGCCACAACAGTGCTCACCAGCTGCCCCCAAAAGCCTAAACTACCCAACCTCTTGAAATACCTCGCCGTGCTCTCTAACCTTTTGGCTACCTACACAGCACAAACCACCCAAAGCACTTCACTTTTCAATCAAATCATCAACAATGCAATGCAAAATTCGAAATTTCAAAATCAATGGATTCAAATTGGGGTCAATTTAGTAACAATTGCTGTAATTTCAATTCATGCTCTTACATTTTCCTACATTTTCTCggtaaccaaacagaaaatagaaTAAATTGGGCAAAGTTGACGGAGAACCTGAAGGAGCTTGGCCTTTTCGGTGTCGTCGTTTGGGGAGGTGAAGGTCTGAGAAATTGGAGTGGAAGAAGCCCTTATGGTGCTGAAGGAGAGCTTTGATCCTCTGTGGGTGGGAGCAGCGTATGAGGAAAGAGACGGAGaagaaaacgaagaagaagaagaagagagagggaggcTGGGCACGTGGCGGTCGGAGATTGACCGAAGAGGAAGGTGATAAGCTAGGGGCCGAGTCGTGACAGCTGGAGGTGGCGCCGCCGTGAAGTAGCCGGCGCGAGCCGCAGGCGATAGTAAAGTTTGCATAATTAAACAGTTAGTAGAAAGAGAGTAGGAGAGGAAGTGACTTTAGCTCCGCTGGTGACCTGGTTGCTTTTGGTTTGGCGAGCTACTTGCTACTGAGGCTACTAATGGTCATGGGCTTTTCTGTTGGGCTTGAGggggcatgtgttgggccataAATATTTGACATCCCAATTTCGAAAACTTTGGGCAGAAGAGCCCAAAAGTTGAAAATGTTGAACCAGGTTGATGGATTGCTCAGCTCAATAATTAGACAAGAAATTATGTTGAAGGCTATGGCCTCCGGTTAAGACGGACATGTAATCGTGGTTATTTATCCAGAGTTTTTGGTAAAGTGTACTTTAGTTAGCAACTCATGCACTCTACTCCTCAATATATACGATGCTCCACAGACTTTCGATATTTGTTGTTGAAGGACAAGCGTTTAAGAAAATTTCACTTATAATTAATTTGTTCGACTTTGATCATGTTTATTGACTTGACTGAATATTTAGAGTACGTATATCCCTTTAGAGCTTCATTAACCAATTTGAGACCAGGATAATAAACATTAAGTTCTAAATGATGATTTTACACCCTAAAGCAATCAATCATGtcaataaatcaaatcaaagctGAAGAAAATCAAGCTAAAACAAGGTCTGTTTAAAGAACAAACACATTGGTTTAGGGAAAAGTAAACTCAAGTAAACAAGGTTTTCGTCCATCATAACACTTTGGTTTTGTGTTCTAAACAGACTTTATTTGGTTCAAAGAATCAAACCAAACTAAACAATTGAAATGGAGATATTCACTTGATACGTCATATGTACCCGAAATATAAGATAGTTATATATATACGATCCACCTTACCCTTGTAAATTTCTTACATTATCCTGTGAagtaaaatgaaaatgaagttTGTGCATTTTTGAAGTTTGCATTATAACAAAAGTGACCATGAATGATAATAAAAGATAACGCTGGAGTTGTAATGATCGTTTTAAAGTGTATATATGTTGTGAACCAGGAGGAAACATGAGCATATATAATATTAAGATTTAAGGAGCCTGCAGGTTGAGCATGGATTTCTAGCAATCATGAGTTTCTAACTTTGTACCAAATGTCATTGATTTATTGGGGGTTCGCTTAAAGGAAAGGGAAAAACTCCATCTGCAAATATCCTTGCATAAATGAGTTGGAATATTACacatacgtgtgtgtgtgtattctcCCATGTCTATGCTTCACTCGTCGAGGGAGGAGGAGTGAGATAGGCATGAAAATATACTTGTGTGATAGGTAATTCTCTCTCTTAACATGTgttaagtttttaatatttagtgttTATCTTATTAATATGTTATCAGAGTCTTTGATTCAAAGATATCATGcgatcaaaattttcatccttacacactttcagttattttacaCAAGGTAGAACTGAACTTAATCTGTTGCACTTTAAACGTGTCtctttaaattcaagattgggcaACATGTTAGCTTGATATATATTGTtagttcattttttaataactCGAGATTTTGAGGCCAAGTAATTATCAAAGAACTTAAGTAATTAAGAATTTACTAATGCTTTTAATTTCCTCGTCCTCTAATATCACTTACACtataaaatcaaatcaaatcaaatcagcTCCAGTAACTGAATCACGGGAAAGTTTTATTTGGACAAGACACATGACACACATGCAACCCCAATAAT
This genomic stretch from Pyrus communis chromosome 2, drPyrComm1.1, whole genome shotgun sequence harbors:
- the LOC137725992 gene encoding protein TIC 21, chloroplastic, translated to MQTLLSPAARAGYFTAAPPPAVTTRPLAYHLPLRSISDRHVPSLPLSSSSSSFSSPSLSSYAAPTHRGSKLSFSTIRASSTPISQTFTSPNDDTEKAKLLQVAKRLESTARYFKRLGSLGFWGQLVSTVVAAVILSFSVVITGKVSSPPTFYATAGGIVAGFVSVFWSFGYIRLSDKLRRTASDPAKAPPRADVIKSLKNGIILNLLGMGAAVLGMQATVGLLVAKALTTSANPYQGLTPGYSPVLALDVFLVQASANTILSHFLGLVFSLELLRSVTLPPSEGIPRFA
- the LOC137726400 gene encoding reticulon-like protein B11, which encodes MGESMPPRRISVHQALGVGHVADVLLWKKWSGGVLLLSSTTASWLLFERAGYNLLSFVANVLLLLVVILFLWAKSASLLNRPLPPLPDMEISEANVVKAADALHAGINRGLFIARDIAIGRNWKLFLQVAFCLWLASYIGSFFNFRTLVYIGVLLSLSVPVLYDKYQDHIDDKLHVANRVIQAQYRKIDDSILKKIPLQSNKEKKLQ